A DNA window from Stutzerimonas stutzeri contains the following coding sequences:
- a CDS encoding DEAD/DEAH box helicase — MAPPLVPRKERLVDDLLPVPLLSLGSHQAINYQPGNQRMVSDHQHRAGLSFLYGEASIHGKRNGERIRHLAGGELQLIARHAQAEQALRKQLEQLGFRPALRQSLALPKDSGEMFQLPGEEAWLRFVQQQLPELQRQGWQIDIHPGFAYDLTTIDSWYAAVDESADDEWFDLDLGIVVGGQRIGILPVLLRLIRQNPQLLTPRALAQRSDDEQLRVQLERSSQRDGQPLQVLLPFARIKPILATLGELYMQEPMDGPSLRLSKADGARLAGLESLSPHWHGGERLRRFAGRLHSPSIQACPAPAMLNATLRPYQLQGLAWMQTLRELDAGGILGDDMGLGKTLQSLAHILVEKQAGRLDRPALVVMPTSLIPNWQDEARRFAPQLRVLTLTGTSRQKHFGELAKHDLLLTSYALLTRDIAVLCEQPLHVLILDEAQHIKNPSSKAAQAARALQTRQRLCLTGTPLENHLGELWSLYHFLMPGWLGDAKRFTQDYRNPIEKHGDDARLSHLRARIRPFLLRRTKEQVATELPAKNEFVHWVELNDAQRELYETLRLAMDRKVRDEIERKGLARSQMVILEALLKLRQVCCDLRLLKGESTRATRGSSSGKLDSLLEMLDELMSEGRRVLLFSQFTSMLTLIEQALHKRGIAYVKLTGETDDRRTPVERFQAGEVPLFLISLKAGGTGLNLTAADTVIHYDPWWNPAAENQATDRAYRIGQDKPVFVYRLITRGTVEERIRQLQSRKAELAAGVLEGSGDAGWQLGEQDIDALFAPLP, encoded by the coding sequence ATGGCCCCTCCCCTGGTTCCGCGCAAGGAACGACTGGTTGACGACCTGCTCCCGGTCCCGCTGCTCAGTCTCGGCAGTCATCAGGCGATCAACTACCAGCCTGGCAACCAGCGCATGGTCAGCGACCATCAGCACCGCGCCGGCCTGTCGTTCCTCTATGGCGAGGCAAGCATCCACGGCAAACGCAACGGCGAGCGCATCCGCCATCTGGCTGGCGGTGAGCTGCAGCTGATCGCCCGCCATGCGCAGGCCGAACAGGCGCTGCGCAAACAGCTGGAACAGTTGGGCTTTCGCCCGGCACTGCGCCAGAGCCTGGCGCTGCCGAAGGACTCGGGCGAAATGTTTCAGCTGCCCGGCGAGGAGGCTTGGCTCAGATTCGTTCAGCAGCAGTTGCCCGAACTGCAACGCCAGGGCTGGCAGATCGATATTCACCCCGGCTTCGCCTATGACCTGACGACCATCGATAGCTGGTACGCGGCAGTCGATGAATCCGCCGATGACGAGTGGTTCGATCTTGATTTGGGCATCGTCGTGGGCGGTCAGCGCATCGGCATATTACCGGTGCTGTTGCGCCTGATTCGCCAGAATCCACAGTTACTGACGCCCCGCGCCCTCGCCCAGCGCAGCGACGACGAGCAGCTGCGCGTGCAGCTGGAAAGATCGAGCCAGCGCGACGGGCAACCCTTACAGGTCTTGCTGCCGTTCGCGCGGATCAAACCGATTCTGGCGACGCTCGGCGAACTCTACATGCAGGAGCCAATGGATGGCCCTTCGCTGCGCCTGAGCAAGGCTGACGGTGCACGCCTGGCCGGGCTCGAGAGCCTCAGCCCACACTGGCACGGGGGCGAACGGCTGCGACGATTCGCCGGGCGGCTGCACAGTCCGAGCATTCAGGCATGCCCGGCACCAGCCATGCTCAACGCTACGCTGCGGCCTTATCAGTTGCAGGGCCTGGCCTGGATGCAGACGCTGCGCGAACTGGACGCGGGCGGCATCCTCGGCGATGACATGGGCCTCGGCAAGACGCTACAGAGCCTCGCCCACATCCTGGTGGAAAAACAGGCCGGGCGCCTCGACCGCCCGGCCTTGGTGGTGATGCCGACCAGCCTGATTCCCAACTGGCAGGACGAGGCCAGGCGTTTCGCGCCGCAGCTGCGGGTGCTGACCCTGACGGGCACCAGTCGCCAGAAGCATTTCGGCGAACTTGCCAAGCATGATCTGCTGCTGACCAGCTATGCCTTGCTGACCCGTGATATCGCCGTACTGTGCGAACAACCGCTGCACGTGCTGATTCTCGATGAAGCCCAGCACATCAAGAATCCCTCCAGCAAAGCGGCACAGGCCGCGCGGGCACTGCAGACACGGCAGCGTCTGTGCCTGACCGGCACCCCATTGGAAAACCACCTCGGCGAACTCTGGTCGCTGTACCACTTCCTCATGCCCGGCTGGCTCGGCGACGCCAAGCGCTTCACTCAGGACTATCGCAATCCCATCGAGAAGCATGGCGACGACGCTCGACTGAGCCATCTTCGCGCGCGCATCCGGCCCTTTTTACTGCGTCGTACCAAAGAGCAGGTGGCGACCGAATTGCCCGCGAAGAACGAGTTCGTCCACTGGGTCGAACTCAACGATGCCCAGCGCGAACTCTACGAGACGCTGCGCCTGGCAATGGACCGCAAGGTGCGTGACGAGATCGAGCGCAAAGGCCTGGCGCGCAGCCAGATGGTCATCCTCGAAGCCTTGCTCAAACTGCGCCAGGTCTGCTGCGATCTGCGCCTGCTCAAGGGCGAGTCGACGCGGGCTACACGCGGCAGCAGCTCGGGCAAGCTGGACAGCCTGCTGGAGATGCTTGACGAACTGATGAGCGAAGGCCGCCGGGTACTACTGTTTTCCCAGTTCACCTCGATGCTGACGCTGATCGAGCAGGCGCTGCACAAGCGCGGCATTGCCTACGTCAAGCTGACCGGTGAGACCGATGACCGGCGCACACCTGTCGAGCGCTTCCAGGCTGGTGAAGTCCCGCTGTTCCTGATCAGCTTGAAGGCCGGCGGCACCGGGCTCAATCTGACGGCCGCCGACACGGTGATCCACTACGACCCCTGGTGGAATCCGGCAGCGGAGAATCAGGCGACCGACCGCGCCTATCGTATCGGCCAGGACAAGCCGGTGTTCGTCTATCGCCTGATTACCCGCGGCACCGTCGAGGAGCGGATTCGCCAGCTGCAGTCACGCAAGGCCGAGCTGGCCGCCGGGGTGCTCGAAGGCTCCGGCGATGCCGGCTGGCAGCTCGGCGAACAGGATATCGACGCCCTGTTCGCTCCGCTGCCCTGA
- a CDS encoding CsiV family protein has translation MPVRWLLLLLALCTPPAFAEALYRVEVLLFRHDAPLQASQRAPVDWAKGAHMLERSAERQPVLEAVAERLSAEPGYQLLLHRAWRQPITDNSKAIALHQGQRHFEHYPIQGVLQLRPGRYMQTDVTFWINRFGDYGQLLASERLTQRVRLVPGRLTYIDHDSLGLLIELKRL, from the coding sequence GTGCCAGTTCGTTGGCTGCTGCTGTTGCTGGCACTCTGCACGCCTCCGGCGTTTGCCGAGGCGCTGTATCGGGTAGAAGTGCTGCTGTTTCGCCACGATGCCCCGCTGCAGGCCAGTCAACGCGCGCCCGTTGACTGGGCCAAAGGCGCGCATATGCTGGAGCGCAGCGCAGAGCGTCAGCCGGTGCTGGAGGCCGTCGCCGAAAGACTCTCGGCCGAGCCTGGGTATCAGCTACTGCTGCATCGGGCCTGGCGACAACCGATAACCGATAACAGCAAGGCGATTGCGTTGCACCAGGGGCAACGTCACTTCGAGCACTATCCGATTCAGGGCGTGCTGCAGTTGCGGCCGGGGCGTTATATGCAGACAGACGTGACGTTCTGGATCAACCGTTTCGGCGACTACGGCCAGCTGCTCGCCAGCGAACGCCTGACACAGCGGGTGCGCCTGGTGCCTGGTCGACTCACCTATATCGATCACGACAGCCTCGGGCTGCTGATCGAACTGAAGCGATTATGA
- the mfd gene encoding transcription-repair coupling factor, whose amino-acid sequence MSVLRLPPLPAASGKQHWGNLPGAALSLAIAEAASNAKRFTLLLTADSQSAERLQEELAFFAPGLPVLHFPDWETLPYDIFSPHQDIVSQRIAALYQLPELSHGVLVVPITTALHRLAPKRFLLGSSLVLDVGQKLDVEQMRLRLEAAGYRCVDTVYEHGEFAVRGALIDLFPMGSPLPYRIDLFDDEIETLRTFDPENQRSIDKVESIRLLPAREFPLKKEAVTGFRARFRERFDVDFRRCPIYQDLSTGITPAGIEYYLPLFYEETATLFDYLPEDTQVFSLPGIEQAAEQFWNDVRNRYEERRVDPERPLLPPAELFMPVEDCFARLKLWPRVVASQQDVEPGIGRERFSAQALPELAIESKASEPLGKLRQFLEDYAGRVLFTAESAGRREVLLELLARLKLRPQEVDGWGGFLASQERLAITIAPLDEGLQLEDVALVAESPLFGQRVMQRRRREKSRDGGENVIKNLTELREGSPVVHIDHGVGRYQGLTTLEIEGQAQEFLLLQYAEDAKLYVPVASLHLIARYTGSDDALAPLHRLGSETWQKAKRKAAEQVRDVAAELLDIYARRAAREGYAFKDPQVDYETFAAGFPFEETPDQQAAIDAVREDLLSAKPMDRLVCGDVGFGKTEVAMRAAFIAVHGGRQVGVLVPTTLLAQQHYNSFRDRFADWPVRVEVMSRFKSAKEVQSAIAELAEGKIDILIGTHKLLQDDVKFSNLGLVIIDEEHRFGVRQKEQLKALRSEVDILTLTATPIPRTLNMSIAGMRDLSIIATPPARRLSVRTFVMEQQNTVIKEALLRELLRGGQVYYLHNDVKTIEKCAADLQALVPEARIAVGHGQMRERDLEQVMSDFYHKRFNVLVASTIIETGIDVPSANTIIIERADKFGLAQLHQLRGRVGRSHHQAYAYLLTPTRKAMTDDAQKRLEAIANAQDLGAGFVLATHDLEIRGAGELLGEGQSGQIQAVGFTLYMEMLERAVKAIRKGEQPNLEQPLGGGPEINLRLPALIPEDYLPDVHARLILYKRIANAADEDGLKELQVEMIDRFGLLPEPTKNLVRLTLLKLQSEKLGITKIDAGPQGGRIEFSADTSVDPMVLIKLIQSQPKRYKFEGATLFKFQVPMERPEERFNTLEALLERLAPSEQGS is encoded by the coding sequence GTGTCCGTCTTGCGCCTTCCCCCTCTGCCTGCCGCCAGCGGCAAGCAACACTGGGGCAATCTTCCAGGAGCTGCGCTGAGCCTGGCGATTGCCGAAGCAGCCAGCAACGCCAAACGCTTCACGTTGCTCCTCACCGCTGACAGCCAAAGCGCCGAACGCCTGCAAGAAGAGCTTGCCTTCTTCGCGCCCGGGCTACCGGTGCTGCATTTCCCCGACTGGGAAACGCTGCCCTACGACATTTTTTCGCCGCACCAGGACATCGTCTCCCAGCGGATCGCCGCGCTCTACCAGTTGCCGGAGCTAAGCCACGGCGTGCTGGTAGTGCCAATAACCACGGCCCTACACAGGCTGGCGCCGAAGCGCTTCCTGCTCGGATCCAGCCTGGTGCTCGATGTGGGTCAGAAGCTCGATGTCGAGCAGATGCGACTACGCCTGGAAGCAGCCGGCTATCGCTGCGTGGACACTGTTTACGAACACGGCGAGTTCGCCGTACGCGGCGCGTTGATCGATCTCTTTCCCATGGGCAGCCCCCTGCCCTACCGCATCGATCTGTTCGATGACGAAATCGAAACGCTGCGCACCTTCGATCCAGAGAACCAGCGCTCGATCGACAAGGTTGAATCGATCCGCCTGCTACCAGCGCGCGAGTTTCCCCTGAAGAAGGAGGCGGTCACCGGCTTTCGCGCCCGTTTCCGTGAGCGTTTCGATGTCGATTTCCGCCGCTGCCCGATCTATCAGGATCTCTCCACTGGCATAACCCCGGCGGGCATCGAGTACTACCTGCCGCTGTTCTACGAAGAAACCGCGACGCTGTTCGATTACCTGCCCGAAGACACTCAGGTGTTCTCGCTGCCCGGCATCGAGCAGGCCGCCGAGCAGTTCTGGAATGACGTACGCAATCGCTACGAGGAACGCCGCGTCGATCCCGAGCGGCCGTTGCTACCGCCGGCGGAGCTGTTCATGCCGGTGGAAGATTGCTTCGCGCGGCTCAAACTATGGCCTCGCGTAGTCGCCAGCCAGCAGGATGTGGAACCAGGCATTGGCCGTGAACGCTTCAGCGCACAGGCACTTCCGGAGCTGGCCATCGAGTCCAAGGCCAGCGAGCCGCTGGGCAAGCTGCGTCAATTTCTGGAGGACTACGCAGGACGCGTGCTGTTCACCGCCGAGTCCGCAGGGCGCCGCGAGGTGCTGCTGGAACTGCTCGCACGCCTCAAGCTGCGCCCGCAAGAAGTCGACGGCTGGGGAGGATTCCTCGCAAGCCAGGAGCGGCTTGCGATCACCATCGCCCCGCTCGACGAAGGCCTGCAACTGGAAGACGTGGCATTGGTCGCGGAAAGCCCGCTGTTCGGCCAGCGTGTCATGCAACGCCGGCGCCGCGAGAAGAGCCGCGACGGCGGCGAAAACGTCATCAAGAACCTCACCGAGCTGCGCGAAGGCTCGCCGGTGGTGCATATCGATCACGGCGTGGGGCGCTACCAGGGCCTGACCACGCTGGAGATCGAAGGCCAGGCACAGGAATTCCTGCTGCTGCAGTACGCCGAAGACGCCAAGCTGTATGTGCCGGTCGCCAGCCTGCACCTGATTGCCCGCTACACCGGCAGCGACGACGCGCTGGCACCGCTGCACCGGCTCGGCTCGGAAACCTGGCAGAAGGCCAAGCGCAAGGCTGCCGAACAGGTTCGCGATGTGGCCGCCGAGCTGCTGGATATCTACGCCCGTCGCGCCGCACGCGAGGGCTATGCCTTCAAGGACCCGCAGGTCGACTACGAAACCTTCGCCGCTGGCTTCCCCTTTGAAGAGACACCGGACCAGCAGGCCGCCATCGACGCGGTGCGCGAGGATTTGCTCTCGGCCAAGCCGATGGACCGCCTGGTTTGCGGCGATGTCGGCTTCGGCAAAACCGAAGTGGCCATGCGCGCCGCTTTCATTGCCGTACATGGCGGGCGGCAGGTCGGCGTACTGGTACCCACTACCCTGCTCGCCCAGCAACACTACAACAGCTTCCGCGACCGTTTCGCCGACTGGCCGGTGCGGGTAGAGGTAATGAGCCGCTTCAAATCTGCCAAGGAAGTGCAGAGCGCTATTGCCGAGCTGGCCGAAGGCAAGATCGACATCCTCATCGGCACTCACAAGCTGCTGCAGGACGACGTCAAGTTCAGCAACCTGGGCCTGGTCATCATCGACGAGGAACACCGTTTCGGCGTGCGTCAGAAGGAACAACTCAAGGCACTGCGCAGCGAAGTGGACATCCTCACGCTGACCGCCACGCCGATTCCGCGCACACTGAATATGTCCATTGCCGGCATGCGCGACCTGTCGATCATCGCCACCCCACCGGCGCGCCGCCTTTCGGTGCGTACCTTCGTCATGGAACAGCAGAACACCGTGATCAAGGAAGCGCTGCTGCGCGAGCTGCTGCGTGGCGGCCAGGTCTATTACCTGCACAACGACGTCAAGACCATCGAGAAATGTGCCGCCGACCTGCAGGCGCTGGTTCCGGAGGCGCGTATCGCCGTCGGCCACGGACAGATGCGCGAGCGTGACCTCGAACAGGTGATGAGCGATTTCTACCACAAGCGCTTCAACGTGCTGGTGGCTTCGACCATCATCGAGACCGGCATCGATGTGCCCAGCGCCAACACCATCATCATCGAGCGCGCCGACAAGTTCGGGCTGGCGCAGCTGCACCAGCTGCGTGGCCGGGTCGGCCGCAGTCACCACCAGGCCTACGCATACCTCCTTACCCCGACCCGCAAGGCGATGACCGACGACGCCCAGAAGCGTCTGGAAGCCATCGCCAATGCCCAGGATCTCGGTGCCGGCTTTGTCCTGGCGACCCACGATCTGGAGATCCGCGGTGCCGGCGAGCTGCTCGGCGAGGGTCAGAGCGGGCAGATCCAGGCGGTTGGCTTCACGCTTTACATGGAGATGCTCGAGCGCGCGGTCAAGGCGATCCGCAAGGGCGAACAACCGAATCTGGAGCAGCCGCTCGGCGGCGGTCCAGAAATCAACCTGCGCCTGCCGGCATTGATACCGGAGGACTATCTGCCAGACGTGCATGCCCGCCTGATTCTCTACAAGCGCATCGCCAATGCCGCCGACGAGGACGGTCTGAAAGAGCTGCAGGTGGAGATGATCGACCGCTTCGGCCTGTTGCCCGAGCCGACCAAGAACCTGGTACGCCTGACGCTGCTCAAGTTGCAGTCGGAAAAGCTTGGCATTACCAAGATTGACGCCGGCCCGCAGGGCGGGCGTATCGAGTTCTCGGCCGATACCTCGGTCGATCCGATGGTGCTGATCAAGCTGATCCAGAGCCAGCCGAAGCGCTACAAGTTCGAGGGCGCCACGCTGTTCAAATTCCAGGTACCGATGGAGCGTCCCGAAGAGCGCTTCAACACCTTGGAAGCGCTCCTTGAACGACTCGCGCCCAGCGAACAGGGATCCTAG
- a CDS encoding glyceraldehyde-3-phosphate dehydrogenase has translation MTQKPDQCLGEWIDREALAEAMIPLIGQLYRNNNVVTSIYGRGLINRSVIAILKAHRFARHRIADETELSVHDTFQILKTMSEMNLGAASVDLGKLVAKYKEAGNGRNLEQFVREELAEVADKRLAAAGHKGTDVVLYGFGRIGRLLARILVEKTGGGDGLRLRAIVVRKGADNDLVKRASLLRRDSVHGPFDGTITIDEENNTITANGNLIQVIYSNDPSSVDYTEYGIENALLVDNTGKWRDAEGLGQHLKCPGVARVVLTAPGKGELKNIVHGINHGDITADDKIISAASCTTNAIVPVLKAVNDQYGIVNGHVETVHSYTNDQNLIDNFHKGSRRGRSAALNMVITETGAATAAAKALPVLKGKLTGNAIRVPTPNVSMAILNLNLEKATGREEINEYLRQMAMHSDLQKQIDFVNSQEVVSTDFVGSRHAGVVDAEATICNDNRVVLYVWYDNEFGYSCQVVRVMEDMAGVNPPAFPR, from the coding sequence GTGACTCAGAAGCCCGACCAGTGTCTTGGTGAATGGATTGACCGCGAAGCCCTCGCCGAAGCGATGATTCCGCTGATTGGTCAGCTGTATCGCAACAATAACGTGGTGACTTCGATCTACGGCCGTGGCCTGATCAATCGTTCGGTTATCGCCATCCTAAAGGCACATCGTTTCGCGCGTCACCGCATTGCCGACGAAACCGAGCTGTCGGTGCACGACACCTTCCAGATTCTCAAGACCATGAGCGAAATGAACCTGGGTGCCGCTTCGGTGGACCTGGGCAAACTAGTCGCCAAGTACAAAGAAGCCGGTAATGGCCGCAACCTCGAGCAGTTCGTGCGCGAAGAGCTGGCCGAAGTGGCCGACAAGCGTCTCGCTGCCGCCGGCCACAAAGGCACTGATGTCGTGCTGTACGGTTTCGGCCGTATCGGGCGTCTGCTGGCTCGCATCCTGGTCGAGAAGACCGGTGGCGGCGACGGCCTGCGCCTGCGTGCCATCGTCGTGCGCAAGGGCGCCGACAACGATCTGGTCAAGCGCGCCAGCTTGCTGCGCCGTGACTCGGTGCATGGTCCGTTCGATGGCACCATCACCATCGACGAAGAGAACAACACCATCACCGCCAACGGCAACCTGATTCAGGTGATCTACTCCAACGATCCGTCCTCGGTCGACTACACCGAGTACGGCATCGAGAACGCATTGCTGGTCGATAACACCGGTAAGTGGCGTGATGCCGAAGGCCTGGGTCAGCACCTCAAGTGCCCAGGTGTTGCGCGCGTCGTTCTGACCGCTCCGGGCAAGGGTGAGCTGAAGAACATCGTGCATGGCATCAACCATGGCGACATCACTGCCGATGACAAGATCATCTCTGCCGCGTCCTGCACCACCAACGCCATCGTGCCGGTGCTCAAGGCAGTGAACGATCAGTACGGCATCGTCAACGGTCACGTTGAAACCGTGCACTCCTATACCAACGACCAGAACCTGATCGACAACTTCCACAAGGGCAGTCGTCGTGGTCGCAGTGCTGCATTGAACATGGTGATCACCGAGACCGGTGCAGCCACGGCCGCAGCCAAGGCGCTGCCGGTGCTCAAGGGTAAGCTGACCGGTAACGCAATCCGCGTCCCGACACCGAACGTTTCCATGGCCATTCTCAATCTGAATCTGGAGAAGGCAACCGGTCGCGAAGAAATCAACGAGTACCTGCGCCAGATGGCCATGCACTCGGATCTGCAGAAGCAGATTGATTTCGTCAACTCGCAGGAAGTTGTATCCACTGATTTCGTAGGGTCTCGCCATGCCGGTGTGGTGGATGCAGAAGCAACGATCTGCAACGACAATCGCGTCGTGCTTTACGTCTGGTATGACAACGAGTTCGGCTACAGCTGTCAGGTAGTGCGTGTGATGGAAGACATGGCAGGGGTTAACCCGCCAGCCTTCCCGCGCTAA
- a CDS encoding Na(+)-translocating NADH-quinone reductase subunit A, with protein MINIKRGLDLPIAGAPAQRIEAGRPVRSVAIIGFDYPTMKPTMAVQVGDRVKLGQILFSDKKSEGVHYTSPGAGVVSAVHRGEKRVLQSVVIDLDGDEEITFASYSLAELDGLSSEQVRENLQQSGLWTALRTRPFSKVPAVNATPASIFVTAIDTHPLAADSTVVIAEQPEAFEAGLKVLTNLAKVFLCKAPTASLPGESLAKVQVESFNGPHPAGLAGTHIHFLDPVSASKSVWTIGYQDVIAVGKLFTSGRLSVERVVSLAGPVVEKPRLVRARLGANLDELTAGELQPGANRVVSGSLLGGRTAHGAFAYLGRYHQQVSCLHEGKEREMLHYMRPGVEKHSILNIYISKLMAGKKFSFSTSTNGSPRAMVPVGNYEEVMPLDVLPTQLLRALIVGDTEVAQKLGCLELDEEDLALCTYVCAGKYEYGPILRDNLTRIEKEG; from the coding sequence ATGATCAATATAAAACGAGGGCTTGATTTGCCCATAGCCGGTGCGCCGGCGCAGCGTATCGAGGCCGGCAGGCCCGTACGCAGCGTCGCCATCATTGGCTTCGACTATCCGACCATGAAGCCGACCATGGCTGTTCAGGTCGGTGATCGGGTTAAGCTGGGGCAGATCCTTTTTTCCGACAAGAAGTCCGAAGGCGTGCATTACACCTCGCCCGGCGCTGGTGTCGTCAGTGCGGTGCATCGCGGCGAGAAGCGCGTGCTGCAGTCGGTGGTCATCGACCTCGACGGCGATGAGGAAATTACCTTTGCGAGCTACTCGCTTGCCGAACTTGATGGCCTGAGCAGCGAGCAGGTTCGTGAGAATCTGCAGCAGTCCGGCCTCTGGACTGCGCTGCGCACGCGTCCGTTCAGCAAGGTTCCGGCTGTCAATGCCACGCCTGCTTCGATTTTCGTGACGGCGATCGACACGCATCCGCTGGCTGCAGATTCGACTGTTGTCATCGCCGAGCAGCCGGAAGCGTTCGAAGCCGGCCTCAAGGTTCTCACCAATCTGGCCAAGGTATTCCTGTGCAAGGCTCCGACTGCCTCGCTACCCGGTGAGTCCCTGGCAAAGGTTCAGGTCGAAAGCTTCAATGGTCCGCATCCTGCCGGGCTGGCTGGTACCCATATTCATTTCCTCGATCCGGTGAGTGCCAGCAAGAGCGTCTGGACCATTGGCTACCAAGACGTGATCGCGGTGGGCAAGCTGTTCACCAGTGGTCGTCTGTCGGTGGAGCGCGTCGTGTCGCTGGCCGGGCCGGTGGTGGAAAAGCCGCGTCTGGTGCGTGCCCGTCTCGGCGCTAATCTTGACGAACTGACCGCGGGCGAACTGCAGCCCGGCGCCAACCGTGTCGTCTCCGGCTCGCTGCTCGGTGGACGTACTGCCCATGGCGCGTTCGCCTATCTCGGTCGCTATCACCAGCAGGTTTCCTGTCTGCATGAGGGCAAGGAGCGCGAAATGCTCCATTACATGCGCCCGGGCGTCGAGAAGCACTCGATCCTCAACATCTATATCTCCAAGCTGATGGCCGGCAAGAAGTTCTCCTTCTCCACCTCCACCAATGGCAGCCCCCGTGCGATGGTTCCGGTAGGCAACTACGAAGAGGTCATGCCGCTGGACGTTCTGCCGACCCAGTTGCTGCGCGCCTTGATCGTGGGCGACACCGAGGTGGCGCAGAAGCTTGGCTGCCTGGAACTGGACGAAGAAGATCTGGCGCTGTGCACCTACGTCTGTGCCGGGAAGTACGAATACGGCCCGATCCTGCGGGACAATTTGACCCGCATCGAAAAGGAGGGTTAA
- a CDS encoding NADH:ubiquinone reductase (Na(+)-transporting) subunit B, translating to MGIRAFLDKIEHHFEKGGKYEKWYALYEAADTFLYRPGSVTKTTAHVRDGIDLKRMMITVWMCTFPAMFFGMWNTGYQANLIFAQSPDLLAAQEGWRFGLIGALAGFDPNSLWDNFIQGAAYFLPIYAVTFIVGGFWEVLFASIRKHEVNEGFFVTSVLFALILPPSIPLWQVALGISFGVVIGKEIFGGTGKNFLNPALTARAFLFFAYPAQMSGDAVWTAVDGYAGATALSLGFAGGIENVLASGITWMDAFVGTIHGSIGETSTLAIFIGGAILVGSKIASWRIVSGVMLGMIGLSFLFNLIGSDTNPLFGMPWYWHMVVGGFAFGMIFMATDPVSASMTNTGKWVFGILIGVMVVLIRVVNPAFPEGMMLAILFANLCAPLIDHFVIQANIKRRLARNV from the coding sequence ATGGGCATCCGCGCATTCCTCGACAAGATCGAGCATCATTTCGAAAAAGGCGGCAAGTACGAAAAGTGGTATGCACTGTACGAAGCAGCCGACACCTTCCTCTATCGTCCCGGTAGTGTCACCAAGACCACCGCTCACGTGCGCGACGGCATCGACCTCAAGCGCATGATGATCACCGTCTGGATGTGCACCTTCCCGGCGATGTTCTTCGGTATGTGGAACACCGGCTACCAGGCCAACCTGATCTTCGCGCAGAGCCCCGATCTGCTGGCGGCGCAGGAGGGCTGGCGCTTTGGTCTGATCGGCGCGCTTGCCGGCTTCGACCCGAACAGTCTCTGGGATAACTTCATCCAGGGTGCAGCCTACTTCCTGCCAATCTACGCGGTGACCTTCATCGTCGGTGGGTTCTGGGAAGTGCTATTCGCTTCCATCCGCAAGCACGAGGTCAACGAAGGCTTCTTCGTCACCTCCGTACTGTTTGCCCTGATCCTGCCGCCGAGCATCCCACTGTGGCAGGTTGCACTGGGTATCAGCTTCGGTGTGGTGATCGGCAAGGAGATCTTCGGTGGCACTGGCAAGAACTTCCTGAACCCGGCGCTTACAGCACGCGCGTTCCTGTTCTTTGCCTACCCGGCGCAGATGTCTGGCGATGCGGTTTGGACTGCGGTCGATGGCTACGCTGGCGCGACTGCGCTGAGTCTCGGTTTCGCTGGTGGCATCGAGAATGTCCTCGCAAGCGGTATCACTTGGATGGACGCATTCGTCGGCACGATCCATGGTTCGATTGGTGAGACCAGTACGCTGGCAATCTTCATCGGCGGTGCGATCCTGGTCGGCAGCAAGATCGCCTCGTGGCGCATCGTCTCTGGCGTAATGCTCGGCATGATCGGTCTGAGCTTCCTGTTCAACCTGATCGGTTCCGATACCAACCCGCTGTTCGGTATGCCGTGGTACTGGCACATGGTCGTCGGTGGCTTCGCCTTCGGCATGATCTTCATGGCGACCGACCCGGTTTCGGCGTCCATGACCAATACCGGCAAGTGGGTGTTCGGCATCCTGATCGGTGTGATGGTCGTGCTCATCCGCGTCGTCAACCCCGCCTTCCCGGAAGGCATGATGCTGGCGATCCTGTTCGCCAACCTGTGTGCGCCGCTGATTGACCATTTCGTCATTCAGGCCAATATCAAGCGGAGGCTGGCACGTAATGTCTAG